A part of Gossypium hirsutum isolate 1008001.06 chromosome A07, Gossypium_hirsutum_v2.1, whole genome shotgun sequence genomic DNA contains:
- the LOC107961498 gene encoding josephin-like protein: protein MSTKVSQKTGNKATGSTIIHKSNTSAAGNKGVPRSRSYGFMRCKTSKFSPVRFLKHLGGKLARGLHVVSMKIRPSPKVSSSSGRSKPFLTPVDSHRTAAIENCIEFINSSASLPRSNSVSANPH, encoded by the coding sequence ATGTCAACTAAAGTGAGCCAGAAAACGGGAAACAAGGCAACTGGTAGTACTATCATACACAAGTCTAATACCAGTGCTGCAGGGAATAAAGGGGTTCCGAGGTCCCGGAGTTACGGTTTCATGCGATGTAAAACATCGAAATTTTCACCGGTAAGGTTTCTGAAGCATCTTGGTGGTAAATTAGCCAGAGGTTTACATGTTGTGTCCATGAAAATCAGGCCATCTCCTAAGGTTTCTTCTTCATCTGGAAGATCAAAGCCATTTTTAACACCTGTTGATTCTCATAGAACTGCTGCCATCGAGAACTGCATCGAGTTTATCAACTCTTCTGCTTCTTTGCCTCGATCAAATTCCGTTTCTGCTAATCCTCATTGA